The Streptomyces venezuelae genomic interval TATAGGCTGATCATGTGGCCAGTACAGAGGATTCCGAGACCGGTGGAACCGCGCCCGGGGGCGCGCCGGGTGACGCGCAGAGTTTCGCCCGGGCGCTGCGGCGCACGAACGGCGAGATCAACCGGCTGGTGCACGGTTTCGCGGCCGCGCAGGGACTGCATCCCACGGACGTGCAGGCGCTCTCGGTCGTCCTGGACAGCCCTGAGCCGCTGACACCGGGCCGTCTGAGGGAGCACCTGGGGTTGACCTCGGGAGCGGTCACGGCCTGTCTCGACCGGCTCGAACGGGCCGGGCACATCCGGCGCTCCCGGGAGAGCGCCGATCGCAGGGTCGTCCACGTGCACTACGTGGACGGTGCGAAGGCCGCCGCACGCAGCTACTTCATGCCGCTGGCGCAGGCGGCGGAGCGGGCCCGGCTGCGGTTCGACGCCGAGGAGCTCGCCGCGGCCGTGCGTTTCCTGGAAGCGCTCAACGAGGAACTCGGCGACCTGCGCGTCCCACGCCGCTGACCGGGCCGTCGCGCAGCCTCTCGCCACCCCGTGCCCCTTCGTGCGGTTCCCCATGATTCAATCTCTCTCAATCATTGAGATTCTTTCTCCTTGAGATACTGGTTCCGTACCGAGAGACCCCTCCCTGGAGTCCGCATGACCCGCCCCATGCGATGGGC includes:
- a CDS encoding MarR family winged helix-turn-helix transcriptional regulator, with translation MASTEDSETGGTAPGGAPGDAQSFARALRRTNGEINRLVHGFAAAQGLHPTDVQALSVVLDSPEPLTPGRLREHLGLTSGAVTACLDRLERAGHIRRSRESADRRVVHVHYVDGAKAAARSYFMPLAQAAERARLRFDAEELAAAVRFLEALNEELGDLRVPRR